In Uranotaenia lowii strain MFRU-FL chromosome 2, ASM2978415v1, whole genome shotgun sequence, one genomic interval encodes:
- the LOC129747702 gene encoding shematrin-like protein 2: MKPTCLLVLVALAGSAVAFPQGGQEGVLVQMSELEPVQQAAALNEQPQPEQEVALAAEPQQEQEVAQQDAPVVDEAAIDPAQLAQVADHETATGEQAARAKRQFGFGGIGVGVGLIGGGFGGPGFYGGYPGYGGYGGYGGYHGGYGYHGYGGYGGYGHGHGYGHRHHHHHHHG; encoded by the coding sequence ATGAAACCAACCTGCTTACTGGTGCTAGTGGCATTGGCCGGATCTGCGGTGGCATTCCCCCAGGGCGGTCAGGAGGGAGTTCTGGTTCAGATGTCAGAGCTGGAACCAGTCCAACAAGCGGCTGCCCTCAATGAGCAACCCCAGCCGGAACAGGAAGTCGCTCTCGCTGCCGAACCACAACAGGAACAGGAAGTCGCCCAGCAGGACGCCCCGGTCGTCGATGAAGCTGCTATCGATCCGGCCCAGTTGGCTCAAGTTGCTGATCACGAAACTGCTACCGGTGAACAGGCTGCCCGTGCCAAGCGTCAATTTGGATTCGGAGGAATCGGAGTCGGTGTGGGACTGATCGGTGGAGGATTCGGAGGACCAGGATTCTATGGTGGCTATCCCGGATATGGTGGTTATGGAGGATACGGTGGATATCATGGAGGTTACGGATATCACGGATATGGCGGATATGGAGGTTATGGACATGGACACGGATATGGCcaccgtcatcatcatcaccaccaTCACGGATAA